From the genome of Gracilinanus agilis isolate LMUSP501 chromosome 2, AgileGrace, whole genome shotgun sequence, one region includes:
- the NR2F2 gene encoding COUP transcription factor 2 isoform X4, giving the protein MAMVVGAWRDPQDDVPGNQGTQPSQAPPQQQHIECVVCGDKSSGKHYGQFTCEGCKSFFKRSVRRNLSYTCRANRNCPIDQHHRNQCQYCRLKKCLKVGMRREAVQRGRMPPTQPTHGQFALTNGDPLNCHSYLSGYISLLLRAEPYPTSRFGSQCMQPNNIMGIENICELAARMLFSAVEWARNIPFFPDLQITDQVALLRLTWSELFVLNAAQCSMPLHVAPLLAAAGLHASPMSADRVVAFMDHIRIFQEQVEKLKALHVDSAEYSCLKAIVLFTSDACGLSDVAHVESLQEKSQCALEEYVRSQYPNQPTRFGKLLLRLPSLRTVSSSVIEQLFFVRLVGKTPIETLIRDMLLSGSSFNWPYMAIQ; this is encoded by the exons ATGGCAATGGTAGTTGGTGCGTGGCGAGACCCCCAAGACGATGTACCAGGAAACCAGGGAACTCAACCTTCGCAAGCACCTCCA caacagcagcacaTTGAGTGTGTGGTTTGTGGGGACAAATCTAGTGGCAAACATTATGGCCAGTTTACCTGCGAGGGTTGCAAGAGTTTCTTCAAGAGGAGTGTAAGGAGGAACCTGAGTTACACTTGTCGTGCCAACAGGAACTGTCCTATAGACCAGCACCACCGCAATCAGTGTCAGTACTGCCGCCTCAAAAAATGCCTCAAAGTTGGCATGAGACGGGAAG CCGTCCAGAGGGGAAGAATGCCACCCACACAGCCAACTCATGGTCAGTTCGCCTTGACAAATGGAGACCCACTCAACTGCCATTCCTACCTATCCGGATATATATCCCTGCTTCTCCGAGCTGAGCCCTACCCAACGTCCCGCTTTGGCAGCCAGTGCATGCAACCCAACAACATCATGGGCATTGAGAACATTTGTGAACTGGCAGCTCGGATGCTCTTCAGCGCAGTGGAGTGGGCCCGGAATATTCCCTTCTTCCCAGACCTCCAGATCACAGACCAGGTAGCTCTGCTCCGGCTGACCTGGAGTGAGTTGTTTGTGCTCAATGCTGCCCAATGCTCCATGCCCCTCCACGTCGCCCCGCTCCTGGCAGCGGCTGGCCTTCATGCCTCGCCAATGTCTGCTGACCGAGTGGTCGCCTTTATGGACCACATACGAATCTTCCAGGAGCAAGTGGAAAAACTGAAGGCATTACACGTTGATTCAGCAGAATACAGCTGTTTAAAGGCCATAGTCCTCTTCACCTCAG ATGCCTGTGGTCTCTCTGATGTAGCCCATGTGGAAAGCCTGCAGGAAAAGTCACAGTGTGCTTTGGAAGAGTATGTTAGGAGCCAGTACCCCAACCAGCCAACACGATTTGGAAAGCTCTTGCTTCGCCTTCCTTCCCTTCGCACTGTCTCCTCTTCTGTCATAGAGCAATTGTTTTTCGTCCGTTTGGTAGGTAAAACCCCTATAGAAACCCTAATCAGGGATATGTTACTATCTGGCAGCAGTTTTAACTGGCCTTACATggcaattcaataa
- the NR2F2 gene encoding COUP transcription factor 2 isoform X5 — translation MQAVWDLEQGKYGFAVQRGRMPPTQPTHGQFALTNGDPLNCHSYLSGYISLLLRAEPYPTSRFGSQCMQPNNIMGIENICELAARMLFSAVEWARNIPFFPDLQITDQVALLRLTWSELFVLNAAQCSMPLHVAPLLAAAGLHASPMSADRVVAFMDHIRIFQEQVEKLKALHVDSAEYSCLKAIVLFTSDACGLSDVAHVESLQEKSQCALEEYVRSQYPNQPTRFGKLLLRLPSLRTVSSSVIEQLFFVRLVGKTPIETLIRDMLLSGSSFNWPYMAIQ, via the exons ATGCAAGCGGTTTGGGACCTTGAACAAGGCAAATATGGTTTTG CCGTCCAGAGGGGAAGAATGCCACCCACACAGCCAACTCATGGTCAGTTCGCCTTGACAAATGGAGACCCACTCAACTGCCATTCCTACCTATCCGGATATATATCCCTGCTTCTCCGAGCTGAGCCCTACCCAACGTCCCGCTTTGGCAGCCAGTGCATGCAACCCAACAACATCATGGGCATTGAGAACATTTGTGAACTGGCAGCTCGGATGCTCTTCAGCGCAGTGGAGTGGGCCCGGAATATTCCCTTCTTCCCAGACCTCCAGATCACAGACCAGGTAGCTCTGCTCCGGCTGACCTGGAGTGAGTTGTTTGTGCTCAATGCTGCCCAATGCTCCATGCCCCTCCACGTCGCCCCGCTCCTGGCAGCGGCTGGCCTTCATGCCTCGCCAATGTCTGCTGACCGAGTGGTCGCCTTTATGGACCACATACGAATCTTCCAGGAGCAAGTGGAAAAACTGAAGGCATTACACGTTGATTCAGCAGAATACAGCTGTTTAAAGGCCATAGTCCTCTTCACCTCAG ATGCCTGTGGTCTCTCTGATGTAGCCCATGTGGAAAGCCTGCAGGAAAAGTCACAGTGTGCTTTGGAAGAGTATGTTAGGAGCCAGTACCCCAACCAGCCAACACGATTTGGAAAGCTCTTGCTTCGCCTTCCTTCCCTTCGCACTGTCTCCTCTTCTGTCATAGAGCAATTGTTTTTCGTCCGTTTGGTAGGTAAAACCCCTATAGAAACCCTAATCAGGGATATGTTACTATCTGGCAGCAGTTTTAACTGGCCTTACATggcaattcaataa
- the NR2F2 gene encoding COUP transcription factor 2 isoform X3 gives MAMVVGAWRDPQDDVPGNQGTQPSQAPPVQGPPAGQQQHIECVVCGDKSSGKHYGQFTCEGCKSFFKRSVRRNLSYTCRANRNCPIDQHHRNQCQYCRLKKCLKVGMRREAVQRGRMPPTQPTHGQFALTNGDPLNCHSYLSGYISLLLRAEPYPTSRFGSQCMQPNNIMGIENICELAARMLFSAVEWARNIPFFPDLQITDQVALLRLTWSELFVLNAAQCSMPLHVAPLLAAAGLHASPMSADRVVAFMDHIRIFQEQVEKLKALHVDSAEYSCLKAIVLFTSDACGLSDVAHVESLQEKSQCALEEYVRSQYPNQPTRFGKLLLRLPSLRTVSSSVIEQLFFVRLVGKTPIETLIRDMLLSGSSFNWPYMAIQ, from the exons ATGGCAATGGTAGTTGGTGCGTGGCGAGACCCCCAAGACGATGTACCAGGAAACCAGGGAACTCAACCTTCGCAAGCACCTCCAGTACAAGGACCACCAGCCGGG caacagcagcacaTTGAGTGTGTGGTTTGTGGGGACAAATCTAGTGGCAAACATTATGGCCAGTTTACCTGCGAGGGTTGCAAGAGTTTCTTCAAGAGGAGTGTAAGGAGGAACCTGAGTTACACTTGTCGTGCCAACAGGAACTGTCCTATAGACCAGCACCACCGCAATCAGTGTCAGTACTGCCGCCTCAAAAAATGCCTCAAAGTTGGCATGAGACGGGAAG CCGTCCAGAGGGGAAGAATGCCACCCACACAGCCAACTCATGGTCAGTTCGCCTTGACAAATGGAGACCCACTCAACTGCCATTCCTACCTATCCGGATATATATCCCTGCTTCTCCGAGCTGAGCCCTACCCAACGTCCCGCTTTGGCAGCCAGTGCATGCAACCCAACAACATCATGGGCATTGAGAACATTTGTGAACTGGCAGCTCGGATGCTCTTCAGCGCAGTGGAGTGGGCCCGGAATATTCCCTTCTTCCCAGACCTCCAGATCACAGACCAGGTAGCTCTGCTCCGGCTGACCTGGAGTGAGTTGTTTGTGCTCAATGCTGCCCAATGCTCCATGCCCCTCCACGTCGCCCCGCTCCTGGCAGCGGCTGGCCTTCATGCCTCGCCAATGTCTGCTGACCGAGTGGTCGCCTTTATGGACCACATACGAATCTTCCAGGAGCAAGTGGAAAAACTGAAGGCATTACACGTTGATTCAGCAGAATACAGCTGTTTAAAGGCCATAGTCCTCTTCACCTCAG ATGCCTGTGGTCTCTCTGATGTAGCCCATGTGGAAAGCCTGCAGGAAAAGTCACAGTGTGCTTTGGAAGAGTATGTTAGGAGCCAGTACCCCAACCAGCCAACACGATTTGGAAAGCTCTTGCTTCGCCTTCCTTCCCTTCGCACTGTCTCCTCTTCTGTCATAGAGCAATTGTTTTTCGTCCGTTTGGTAGGTAAAACCCCTATAGAAACCCTAATCAGGGATATGTTACTATCTGGCAGCAGTTTTAACTGGCCTTACATggcaattcaataa
- the NR2F2 gene encoding COUP transcription factor 2 isoform X2, with amino-acid sequence MAMVVGAWRDPQDDVPGNQGTQPSQAPPVQGPPAGAPHTPQTPGQGGPPSTPAQTNQPSQQSQAGDKQQQQQHIECVVCGDKSSGKHYGQFTCEGCKSFFKRSVRRNLSYTCRANRNCPIDQHHRNQCQYCRLKKCLKVGMRREAVQRGRMPPTQPTHGQFALTNGDPLNCHSYLSGYISLLLRAEPYPTSRFGSQCMQPNNIMGIENICELAARMLFSAVEWARNIPFFPDLQITDQVALLRLTWSELFVLNAAQCSMPLHVAPLLAAAGLHASPMSADRVVAFMDHIRIFQEQVEKLKALHVDSAEYSCLKAIVLFTSDACGLSDVAHVESLQEKSQCALEEYVRSQYPNQPTRFGKLLLRLPSLRTVSSSVIEQLFFVRLVGKTPIETLIRDMLLSGSSFNWPYMAIQ; translated from the exons ATGGCAATGGTAGTTGGTGCGTGGCGAGACCCCCAAGACGATGTACCAGGAAACCAGGGAACTCAACCTTCGCAAGCACCTCCAGTACAAGGACCACCAGCCGGGGCCCCTCACACCCCGCAAACTCCGGGCCAAGGGGGCCCCCCCAGCACTCCAGCCCAGACCAACCAGCCCAGCCAGCAGAGCCAAGCCGGGGAcaagcagcagcaacagcagcacaTTGAGTGTGTGGTTTGTGGGGACAAATCTAGTGGCAAACATTATGGCCAGTTTACCTGCGAGGGTTGCAAGAGTTTCTTCAAGAGGAGTGTAAGGAGGAACCTGAGTTACACTTGTCGTGCCAACAGGAACTGTCCTATAGACCAGCACCACCGCAATCAGTGTCAGTACTGCCGCCTCAAAAAATGCCTCAAAGTTGGCATGAGACGGGAAG CCGTCCAGAGGGGAAGAATGCCACCCACACAGCCAACTCATGGTCAGTTCGCCTTGACAAATGGAGACCCACTCAACTGCCATTCCTACCTATCCGGATATATATCCCTGCTTCTCCGAGCTGAGCCCTACCCAACGTCCCGCTTTGGCAGCCAGTGCATGCAACCCAACAACATCATGGGCATTGAGAACATTTGTGAACTGGCAGCTCGGATGCTCTTCAGCGCAGTGGAGTGGGCCCGGAATATTCCCTTCTTCCCAGACCTCCAGATCACAGACCAGGTAGCTCTGCTCCGGCTGACCTGGAGTGAGTTGTTTGTGCTCAATGCTGCCCAATGCTCCATGCCCCTCCACGTCGCCCCGCTCCTGGCAGCGGCTGGCCTTCATGCCTCGCCAATGTCTGCTGACCGAGTGGTCGCCTTTATGGACCACATACGAATCTTCCAGGAGCAAGTGGAAAAACTGAAGGCATTACACGTTGATTCAGCAGAATACAGCTGTTTAAAGGCCATAGTCCTCTTCACCTCAG ATGCCTGTGGTCTCTCTGATGTAGCCCATGTGGAAAGCCTGCAGGAAAAGTCACAGTGTGCTTTGGAAGAGTATGTTAGGAGCCAGTACCCCAACCAGCCAACACGATTTGGAAAGCTCTTGCTTCGCCTTCCTTCCCTTCGCACTGTCTCCTCTTCTGTCATAGAGCAATTGTTTTTCGTCCGTTTGGTAGGTAAAACCCCTATAGAAACCCTAATCAGGGATATGTTACTATCTGGCAGCAGTTTTAACTGGCCTTACATggcaattcaataa
- the NR2F2 gene encoding COUP transcription factor 2 isoform X6, giving the protein MPPTQPTHGQFALTNGDPLNCHSYLSGYISLLLRAEPYPTSRFGSQCMQPNNIMGIENICELAARMLFSAVEWARNIPFFPDLQITDQVALLRLTWSELFVLNAAQCSMPLHVAPLLAAAGLHASPMSADRVVAFMDHIRIFQEQVEKLKALHVDSAEYSCLKAIVLFTSDACGLSDVAHVESLQEKSQCALEEYVRSQYPNQPTRFGKLLLRLPSLRTVSSSVIEQLFFVRLVGKTPIETLIRDMLLSGSSFNWPYMAIQ; this is encoded by the exons ATGCCACCCACACAGCCAACTCATGGTCAGTTCGCCTTGACAAATGGAGACCCACTCAACTGCCATTCCTACCTATCCGGATATATATCCCTGCTTCTCCGAGCTGAGCCCTACCCAACGTCCCGCTTTGGCAGCCAGTGCATGCAACCCAACAACATCATGGGCATTGAGAACATTTGTGAACTGGCAGCTCGGATGCTCTTCAGCGCAGTGGAGTGGGCCCGGAATATTCCCTTCTTCCCAGACCTCCAGATCACAGACCAGGTAGCTCTGCTCCGGCTGACCTGGAGTGAGTTGTTTGTGCTCAATGCTGCCCAATGCTCCATGCCCCTCCACGTCGCCCCGCTCCTGGCAGCGGCTGGCCTTCATGCCTCGCCAATGTCTGCTGACCGAGTGGTCGCCTTTATGGACCACATACGAATCTTCCAGGAGCAAGTGGAAAAACTGAAGGCATTACACGTTGATTCAGCAGAATACAGCTGTTTAAAGGCCATAGTCCTCTTCACCTCAG ATGCCTGTGGTCTCTCTGATGTAGCCCATGTGGAAAGCCTGCAGGAAAAGTCACAGTGTGCTTTGGAAGAGTATGTTAGGAGCCAGTACCCCAACCAGCCAACACGATTTGGAAAGCTCTTGCTTCGCCTTCCTTCCCTTCGCACTGTCTCCTCTTCTGTCATAGAGCAATTGTTTTTCGTCCGTTTGGTAGGTAAAACCCCTATAGAAACCCTAATCAGGGATATGTTACTATCTGGCAGCAGTTTTAACTGGCCTTACATggcaattcaataa
- the NR2F2 gene encoding COUP transcription factor 2 isoform X1, whose product MAMVVGAWRDPQDDVPGNQGTQPSQAPPVQGPPAGAPHTPQTPGQGGPPSTPAQTNQPSQQSQAGDKQQQQQHIECVVCGDKSSGKHYGQFTCEGCKSFFKRSVRRNLSYTCRANRNCPIDQHHRNQCQYCRLKKCLKVGMRREVSSLFTAAVQRGRMPPTQPTHGQFALTNGDPLNCHSYLSGYISLLLRAEPYPTSRFGSQCMQPNNIMGIENICELAARMLFSAVEWARNIPFFPDLQITDQVALLRLTWSELFVLNAAQCSMPLHVAPLLAAAGLHASPMSADRVVAFMDHIRIFQEQVEKLKALHVDSAEYSCLKAIVLFTSDACGLSDVAHVESLQEKSQCALEEYVRSQYPNQPTRFGKLLLRLPSLRTVSSSVIEQLFFVRLVGKTPIETLIRDMLLSGSSFNWPYMAIQ is encoded by the exons ATGGCAATGGTAGTTGGTGCGTGGCGAGACCCCCAAGACGATGTACCAGGAAACCAGGGAACTCAACCTTCGCAAGCACCTCCAGTACAAGGACCACCAGCCGGGGCCCCTCACACCCCGCAAACTCCGGGCCAAGGGGGCCCCCCCAGCACTCCAGCCCAGACCAACCAGCCCAGCCAGCAGAGCCAAGCCGGGGAcaagcagcagcaacagcagcacaTTGAGTGTGTGGTTTGTGGGGACAAATCTAGTGGCAAACATTATGGCCAGTTTACCTGCGAGGGTTGCAAGAGTTTCTTCAAGAGGAGTGTAAGGAGGAACCTGAGTTACACTTGTCGTGCCAACAGGAACTGTCCTATAGACCAGCACCACCGCAATCAGTGTCAGTACTGCCGCCTCAAAAAATGCCTCAAAGTTGGCATGAGACGGGAAG TTTCTTCTTTATTCACTGCAGCCGTCCAGAGGGGAAGAATGCCACCCACACAGCCAACTCATGGTCAGTTCGCCTTGACAAATGGAGACCCACTCAACTGCCATTCCTACCTATCCGGATATATATCCCTGCTTCTCCGAGCTGAGCCCTACCCAACGTCCCGCTTTGGCAGCCAGTGCATGCAACCCAACAACATCATGGGCATTGAGAACATTTGTGAACTGGCAGCTCGGATGCTCTTCAGCGCAGTGGAGTGGGCCCGGAATATTCCCTTCTTCCCAGACCTCCAGATCACAGACCAGGTAGCTCTGCTCCGGCTGACCTGGAGTGAGTTGTTTGTGCTCAATGCTGCCCAATGCTCCATGCCCCTCCACGTCGCCCCGCTCCTGGCAGCGGCTGGCCTTCATGCCTCGCCAATGTCTGCTGACCGAGTGGTCGCCTTTATGGACCACATACGAATCTTCCAGGAGCAAGTGGAAAAACTGAAGGCATTACACGTTGATTCAGCAGAATACAGCTGTTTAAAGGCCATAGTCCTCTTCACCTCAG ATGCCTGTGGTCTCTCTGATGTAGCCCATGTGGAAAGCCTGCAGGAAAAGTCACAGTGTGCTTTGGAAGAGTATGTTAGGAGCCAGTACCCCAACCAGCCAACACGATTTGGAAAGCTCTTGCTTCGCCTTCCTTCCCTTCGCACTGTCTCCTCTTCTGTCATAGAGCAATTGTTTTTCGTCCGTTTGGTAGGTAAAACCCCTATAGAAACCCTAATCAGGGATATGTTACTATCTGGCAGCAGTTTTAACTGGCCTTACATggcaattcaataa